One Thermoanaerobacterales bacterium genomic window, GGTACGTTCCCTGGTCAGGGAAGACTTGGCGGCGCCCGAAGGAGAATACGCCATATGCCTGGCTCCCGGCTGCCCGGTGGTCTATTTCGGTCCGGCGCTTTTCCGGAAGGGCGACCTGACGGTACGGGTCTGGTTCAAGGAGAAGGATGAGCCGAAACCGATCTGCTACTGTAAGAACGTCACCGAGGCCGAGATCCTGGCGCACATCCGGGCCGGCTGTTGCCATACGCTGGAAGACATTCAGCGGCATACCGGGGCCGATACGGGGAAACAGTGTGCGGTCAAGAACCCGACCGGCCGGTGATGCGGTCCGGTGGTGCGGTCGGTGATCGCCCGGGGCACGGAAACCAGGGATTGAGGGATTAACGGAGGGGAAGAAGACCTGTTGCGCTATCACCTGGTTACGTTCGGCTGCCAGATGAACGAAGCCGACAGCGAGGTCATGGCCGGCCTGCTGGACGGCATGGGTTACGAGCGCACCGATGACATGCGGCGGGCGGACGTGGTGCTGCTCAACACCTGCTGCGTCCGCGAGACGGCGGAGAACAAGGTGTGGGGATTGCTGGGCGCCCTGAAGGCCGTTAAGGCGCGCCGCCCTGACATGGTTATCGGGGTGAGCGGCTGCATGCCGCAGCAGGCGGGCATGGCCGAGGAGATTTGCCGCCGTTTCCCCCACGTGGACCTCGTGTTCGGTACCCACAACCGGCATGAACTGCCCCGGATGATAGAGGAGGTCCGGGCCGGCCGCCGGCCGCTGCATGAGGTCTGGGAAAAGGCCGATGTCATCCCCGAGGGGCTGCCGGTGCGGCGCGAGAGCGGGCTGCGCGCCTGGGTCCCGATCATCTTCGGGTGCAACAATTTCTGCACCTATTGCGTTGTTCCTTATGTGCGGGGCCGTGAGCGGAGCCGTCGGCCGGAGGACATCGTCGCCGAGATCACCGGCCTGGTTGCCCGGGGCTACCGCGAGGTGACCCTGCTGGGCCAGAACGTCAACTCTTACGGTAAGGACCTGCCTGACGGGGTGGACTTCGCCGATCTGCTCATGCGCCTTGACCATGTCGAGGACCTCTGGCGCATCCGCTATACGACATCCCACCCGCGGGACTTCTCGGACAAGCTGATCGACACCATCGCCCGGGGCGAGAAGGTCTGCGAACACTTTCACCTGCCGGCGCAGGCCGGGTCCAACCGCATCCTGAAGGCCATGCACCGCGGCTACACCCGGGAGTATTACCTGGGCCTGGTAGAACGCATCCGCCGTGCCGTACCCGGGGCGAGCATCACTACCGACCTTATGGTCGGTTTCCCCGGGGAAACAGAGGAAGACTTCGCGGACACCCTCGACCTGGTGCGGCGGGTACGCTACGACCAGGCCTTCACCTTCGTCTACAACCCGCGTTCGGGAACGCCGGCCGCCGGGCTGCCCGGCCAGGTCCCACGGGAGGTAAAGAGCAGGCGTATCCAGGAGCTGATCGCGCTGCAGAAGGGGATCAGCTTGGAACTGAACCGCGCCCTGGTGGGCCGGATGGTCGAGATCCTGGTCGAGGGGGCGAGCGAAACAAACCCCGGCCTTCTCGCGGGCCGCACGCGCACCAACAAAACCGTCGTTTTCCACGGCCCCGGTGAATTGGTCGGGCGCCTGGTGCCGGTGACGG contains:
- a CDS encoding (2Fe-2S)-binding protein; translation: MTADLCTSEGFAEKVTACCPVCGGAGQRVPVVTVRSLVREDLAAPEGEYAICLAPGCPVVYFGPALFRKGDLTVRVWFKEKDEPKPICYCKNVTEAEILAHIRAGCCHTLEDIQRHTGADTGKQCAVKNPTGR
- the miaB gene encoding tRNA (N6-isopentenyl adenosine(37)-C2)-methylthiotransferase MiaB; this encodes MRYHLVTFGCQMNEADSEVMAGLLDGMGYERTDDMRRADVVLLNTCCVRETAENKVWGLLGALKAVKARRPDMVIGVSGCMPQQAGMAEEICRRFPHVDLVFGTHNRHELPRMIEEVRAGRRPLHEVWEKADVIPEGLPVRRESGLRAWVPIIFGCNNFCTYCVVPYVRGRERSRRPEDIVAEITGLVARGYREVTLLGQNVNSYGKDLPDGVDFADLLMRLDHVEDLWRIRYTTSHPRDFSDKLIDTIARGEKVCEHFHLPAQAGSNRILKAMHRGYTREYYLGLVERIRRAVPGASITTDLMVGFPGETEEDFADTLDLVRRVRYDQAFTFVYNPRSGTPAAGLPGQVPREVKSRRIQELIALQKGISLELNRALVGRMVEILVEGASETNPGLLAGRTRTNKTVVFHGPGELVGRLVPVTVRAAHLTHLEGQVTENSET